A genomic segment from Agelaius phoeniceus isolate bAgePho1 chromosome 2, bAgePho1.hap1, whole genome shotgun sequence encodes:
- the STARD10 gene encoding START domain-containing protein 10, producing the protein MSGHDGGMSSRDSVQIPDDRDFGAFRAQCESERGWNLTYSKGGVGVWVQLLEPERALHKIKCRMECRDVPAETLYDVLHDIEYRKKWDTNVIETFDIGRLTANSDVGYYAWRCPKPLKNRDVVTLRSWLPMGSDYIIMNYSVKHPKYPPRKDMVRAVSIQTGYLIEGTGAKSCTITYLAQVDPKGSLPKWVVNKSSQFLAPKAMKKMYKACLKYPEWKQKHDPHFKPWLFPEQSRLPALALSELSLQHADSLENIDESSLAESKEDRGEGSDEDSLT; encoded by the exons ATGTCGGGTCACGACGGCGGCATGTCGAGTCGCGACAGCGTGCAGATCCCCGACGACCGGGACTTCGGGGCGTTCAGGGCGCAGTGCGAGTCGGAGCGCGGCTGGAACCTCACCTACAGCAAGGGCGGGGTGGGCGTctgggtgcagctgctggagcccgAGCGCGCCCTCCACAAGATCAAG TGCAGGATGGAGTGCAGGGACGTGCCGGCGGAGACGCTCTACGACGTGCTCCATGACATCGAGTACCGCAAGAAGTGGGACACCAATGTCATCGAGACCTTTGACATCGGGAGGCTGACGGCCAACTCCGATGTGGGATACTACGCCT GGAGGTGTCCCAAGCCCCTGAAGAACCGGGATGTGGTGACGCTCCGCTCCTGGCTGCCCATGGGCTCTGACTACATCATCATGAACTACTCTGTCAAGCATCCT AAGTATCCCCCCCGCAAGGACATGGTGCGGGCTGTCTCCATTCAGACAGGCTACCTGATTGAGGGCACGGGAGCCAAGAGCTGCACCATCACCTACCTGGCACAGGTAGACCCCAAAG GTTCCTTACCGAAGTGGGTGGTGAACAAATCCTCCCAGTTCCTGGCCCCCAAG GCGATGAAGAAGATGTACAAGGCATGCCTCAAGTACCCTGAGTGGAAGCAGAAGCATGACCCTCACTTCAAGCCCTGGCTGTTCCCGGAGCAGAGccggctcccagccctggccctctcCGAGCTCTCCCTCCAGCATGCGGATTCCCTGGAAAACATTGACGAGAGCTCCCTGGCCGAGAGCAAGGAGGACCGTGGCGAGGGCAGTGACGAGGACAGCCTGACCTGA